The proteins below are encoded in one region of Oryzias melastigma strain HK-1 linkage group LG9, ASM292280v2, whole genome shotgun sequence:
- the slc35d2 gene encoding UDP-N-acetylglucosamine/UDP-glucose/GDP-mannose transporter isoform X1 produces MSAEERRDAADHSALLKFLSAVFYAGSSFLITVVNKTVLTSFRFPSYLCLGIGQMITTVVVLYVAKMNKMVQFPDLDRSIVIKIFPLPLLYVGNHVTGLGSTKKLSLPMFTVLRKFTILMTMMLEAYMLRKTFPRRIVCSVMAIMFGALVAASSDLAFDVGGYTFILLNDAFTAANGVYTKKKLGDQGLGKYGVLFYNALFIVIPTLLASAVTGDLDKAVVFEDWGKTTFVLCFLISCFMGFVLMYSIVLCSYYNSALTTTVVGAIKNVAVAYIGIFVGGDYLFSWTNFLGLTICMSGGLVYSYLTFSTSKSAGSDSGDAQEQKIHITEDSPRKH; encoded by the exons ATGTCTGCAGAGGAGCGGAGGGACGCGGCCGACCACTCCGCGCTGCTCAAGTTCCTGTCGGCCGTCTTCTACGCCGGCAGCTCGTTCCTCATCACCGTGGTGAACAAAACTGTGCTGACGAGCTTCAG GTTTCCCTCCTACCTATGTCTGGGAATCGGACAG ATGATCACCACAGTCGTTGTCCTCTATGTtgccaaaatgaacaaaatggtGCAGTTTCCAGACTTGGACAGAAGCATTGTCATCAAA ATTTTCCCTCTCCCCCTGCTGTATGTTGGAAACCATGTAACAGGACTGGGAAGCACCAAAAAACTCAG TTTGCCCATGTTTACTGTATTAAGGAAGTTCACTATTCTGATGACAATGATGTTGGAAGCATACATGCTGag aaaaacatttccaagGCGCATTGTTTGCAGTGTTATGGCAATAATGTTTGGTGCCCTGGTGGCAGCAAG CTCTGACTTGGCCTTCGATGTGGGGGGATACACTTTTATCCTACTCAATGATGCCTTCACCGCAGCAAACGGAGTGTACACCAAGAAGAAGCTTGGCGATCAG gGGCTGGGGAAGTATGGCGTCCTGTTCTACAATGCACTGTTCATCGTCATCCCCACTCTCTTGGCGAGTGCTGTGACTGGTGATTTGGACAAG GCAGTTGTGTTTGAAGACTGGGGGAAAACCACATTTGTCTTGTGTTTTCTCATATCCTGCTTCATGGG gtTTGTCTTAATGTACTCCATAGTTCTGTGCAGCTATTATAACTCAGCACTTACTACCACTGTGGTCGGGGCAATAAAG AATGTTGCTGTTGCGTATATTGGCATCTTTGTTGGAGGAGACTATCTGTTCTCTTGGACAAATTTCCTCGGACTCACTATCTG tATGTCAGGTGGACTTGTGTATTCATATCTGACGTTCAGCACCAGCAAATCCGCCGGAAGTGACTCCGGAGACGCACAAGAGCAGAAGATTCACATAACCGAAGACTCACCAAGGAAGCACTGA
- the znf367 gene encoding zinc finger protein 367: MADTKHPRVIFCEDSPKRVLVSVIKTTPIKPKKADALMPTSPGFSDFMVYPWKWGENAHNVTLSPGSVNGAASPTGTQMAGEADTAPSPDQIKDGIRRGRPRADTVRELISEGETSSSRIRCNICNRVFPREKSLQAHKRTHTGERPYLCDYPNCGKAFVQSGQLKTHQRLHTGEKPFVCSEKGCGSRFTHANRHCPKHPFSRLNREEPKVGLGKAQSVDNKAVAEWLAKYWQTREQRAPTTCKVKPQGKARAEDQEQQDPMEFTQSDEENEEEEVPMEEEKGNPGGAARRRLQEQRERLHGALALIELANNLSP, encoded by the exons ATGGCAGATACGAAGCATCCTCGAGTTATTTTCTGCGAAGACTCCCCCAAAAGAGTTTTGGTTTCTGTTATCAAGACGACCCCGATCAAGCCCAAGAAAGCAGACGCGCTGATGCCGACGAGCCCAGGCTTCAGCGACTTCATGGTCTACCCGTGGAAATGGGGAGAGAACGCCCACAACGTGACCCTGAGCCCGGGCTCGGTCAACGGGGCTGCCTCCCCGACCGGGACGCAGATGGCCGGGGAGGCGGACACGGCTCCATCGCCTGATCAAATCAAG GACGGTATTCGCAGGGGCCGTCCACGAGCGGACACTGTCCGGGAGCTGATAAGTGAGGGGGAAACTTCATCCAGTCGGATTCGCTGCAACATTTGCAACCGGGTGTTCCCCAGAGAGAAGTCCCTGCAGGCGCACAAGAGGACACACACAG GGGAGAGGCCGTATTTGTGCGACTACCCAAACTGCGGGAAGGCGTTTGTGCAGAGCGGTCAGCTGAAGACACACCAGAGGCTGCACACGGGCGAAAAACCCTTCGTCTGCTCAGAGAAAG GATGTGGAAGTCGGTTCACACACGCCAACCGTCACTGCCCCAAACACCCCTTCTCTCGCCTGAACAGGGAGGAGCCAAAGGTGGGCCTGGGGAAGGCTCAGTCTGTAGATAATAAGGCTGTGGCAGAGTGGCTGGCTAA ATACTGGCAAACCCGTGAGCAGCGTGCGCCCACGACCTGCAAGGTAAAGCCGCAGGGCAAAGCCAGAGCAGAGGACCAGGAGCAGCAGGATCCCATGGAGTTCACCCAGTCGGATGAAGAAAACGAGGAAGAAGAGGTGCcgatggaggaggagaaaggCAACCCAGGTGGGGCGGCCAGGCGTCGTCTCCAGGAGCAACGGGAGCGTCTCCACGGCGCGCTCGCTCTCATCGAGCTGGCCAACAACCTGTCACCCTAA
- the LOC112148342 gene encoding intracellular hyaluronan-binding protein 4 isoform X1 yields the protein MTSAPVQQVNMLPDAFGCAVANRFGDLLDDEADPLDLISRVETLKDKKKRKEEEERKNRQKKAGQKESQRDRRARELVVPVHKQQVYPAPPTEGRDGGEEAQRGTKRAAAGPRRGNKEEHPLQSSTMKPSHNDDSDLRDRGGSRGRRGARGGLTRSSDAFNSRGKREFDRHSSSGLSVEEKRGGRGPWNWGCVDDAGSELMEVTSDAVGKSEDPQTPLEEANLNLAAEDDKEMVVQVAMEMTLDEWKAMQEMNRPKAEFNIRKAVDKIPSKAKVIHQSKNPENLKETMEDEGNFLRRSVNDITSLLDINFGSLGRPSRGGRGRGGRGGQMTRSEMPKPVLERDEGLAPNPDDPEDFPALS from the exons ATGACCTCTGCTCCTGTCCAGCAGGTGAACATGCTGCCGGACGCCTTCGGGTGCGCGGTGGCCAACCGGTTCGGGGACCTCCTGGACGACGAGGCCGACCCGCTCGACCTAATTAGCCGCGTGGAAACGCTGAAGgataaaaagaagaggaaggaggaagaggagaggaagaacaGGCAGAAGAAAGCGGGTCAGAAGGAGTCGCAGAGGGACAGGCGCGCGCGAGAGCTGGTGGTTCCAG TGCATAAGCAGCAGGTTTATCCTGCACCACCGACTGAAGGCAGAGATGGAGGAGAGGAGGCCCAGAGGGGCACCAAGAGGGCTGCTGCTGGACCACGGAGGGGCAATAAAGAGGAACACCCCCTGCAGTCATCCACCATGAA GCCCTCCCATAATGATGACTCTGACCTCAGGGACAGAGGGGGGAGCAGAGGGAGGAGAGGAGCCAGAGGAGGACTCACGAGGAGCTCTGACGCCTTCAATTCAAGAGGCAAGAGAGAGTTTGATCGGCACAGCAGCTC AGGTCTGTCTGtggaggagaagagaggaggTCGAGGACCTTGGAACTGGGGCTGTGTGGATGACGCTGGCAG TGAACTGATGGAGGTGACGTCTGACGCTGTCGGAAAATCCGAGGATCCTCAAACGCCTCTGGAGGAGGCGAATCTGAATCT GGCAGCAGAGGACGACAAAGAGATGGTGGTCCAGGTTGCCATGGAGATGACCCTGGATGAATGGAAAGCCATGCAGGAGATGAATCGCCCCAAAGCGGAGTTTAATATCCGCAAAGCTGTGGACAAGATTCCATCCAAGGCTAAAGTCATCCACCAGTCCAAGAATCCGGAG AACCTGAAGGAGACGATGGAGGATGAAGGGAACTTCCTCCGCAGATCCGTGAATGACATCACTTCCCTCTTGGACATCAACTTTGGGAGTCTTGGGCGTCCCAGCCGTGGAGGTcgaggcagaggaggaagaggtggTCAAATGACTCGCTCCGAGATGCCCAAACCTGTGCTAGAAAGG GACGAGGGTCTGGCACCAAACCCCGACGACCCAGAAGACTTCCCAGCACTGTCATAA
- the LOC112148342 gene encoding intracellular hyaluronan-binding protein 4 isoform X3: protein MLPDAFGCAVANRFGDLLDDEADPLDLISRVETLKDKKKRKEEEERKNRQKKAGQKESQRDRRARELVVPVHKQQVYPAPPTEGRDGGEEAQRGTKRAAAGPRRGNKEEHPLQSSTMKPSHNDDSDLRDRGGSRGRRGARGGLTRSSDAFNSRGKREFDRHSSSGLSVEEKRGGRGPWNWGCVDDAGSELMEVTSDAVGKSEDPQTPLEEANLNLAAEDDKEMVVQVAMEMTLDEWKAMQEMNRPKAEFNIRKAVDKIPSKAKVIHQSKNPENLKETMEDEGNFLRRSVNDITSLLDINFGSLGRPSRGGRGRGGRGGQMTRSEMPKPVLERDEGLAPNPDDPEDFPALS from the exons ATGCTGCCGGACGCCTTCGGGTGCGCGGTGGCCAACCGGTTCGGGGACCTCCTGGACGACGAGGCCGACCCGCTCGACCTAATTAGCCGCGTGGAAACGCTGAAGgataaaaagaagaggaaggaggaagaggagaggaagaacaGGCAGAAGAAAGCGGGTCAGAAGGAGTCGCAGAGGGACAGGCGCGCGCGAGAGCTGGTGGTTCCAG TGCATAAGCAGCAGGTTTATCCTGCACCACCGACTGAAGGCAGAGATGGAGGAGAGGAGGCCCAGAGGGGCACCAAGAGGGCTGCTGCTGGACCACGGAGGGGCAATAAAGAGGAACACCCCCTGCAGTCATCCACCATGAA GCCCTCCCATAATGATGACTCTGACCTCAGGGACAGAGGGGGGAGCAGAGGGAGGAGAGGAGCCAGAGGAGGACTCACGAGGAGCTCTGACGCCTTCAATTCAAGAGGCAAGAGAGAGTTTGATCGGCACAGCAGCTC AGGTCTGTCTGtggaggagaagagaggaggTCGAGGACCTTGGAACTGGGGCTGTGTGGATGACGCTGGCAG TGAACTGATGGAGGTGACGTCTGACGCTGTCGGAAAATCCGAGGATCCTCAAACGCCTCTGGAGGAGGCGAATCTGAATCT GGCAGCAGAGGACGACAAAGAGATGGTGGTCCAGGTTGCCATGGAGATGACCCTGGATGAATGGAAAGCCATGCAGGAGATGAATCGCCCCAAAGCGGAGTTTAATATCCGCAAAGCTGTGGACAAGATTCCATCCAAGGCTAAAGTCATCCACCAGTCCAAGAATCCGGAG AACCTGAAGGAGACGATGGAGGATGAAGGGAACTTCCTCCGCAGATCCGTGAATGACATCACTTCCCTCTTGGACATCAACTTTGGGAGTCTTGGGCGTCCCAGCCGTGGAGGTcgaggcagaggaggaagaggtggTCAAATGACTCGCTCCGAGATGCCCAAACCTGTGCTAGAAAGG GACGAGGGTCTGGCACCAAACCCCGACGACCCAGAAGACTTCCCAGCACTGTCATAA
- the LOC112148342 gene encoding intracellular hyaluronan-binding protein 4 isoform X2, translating to MTSAPVQQVNMLPDAFGCAVANRFGDLLDDEADPLDLISRVETLKDKKKRKEEEERKNRQKKAGQKESQRDRRARELVVPVHKQQVYPAPPTEGRDGGEEAQRGTKRAAAGPRRGNKEEHPLQSSTMKPSHNDDSDLRDRGGSRGRRGARGGLTRSSDAFNSRGKREFDRHSSSGLSVEEKRGGRGPWNWGCVDDAGSELMEVTSDAVGKSEDPQTPLEEANLAAEDDKEMVVQVAMEMTLDEWKAMQEMNRPKAEFNIRKAVDKIPSKAKVIHQSKNPENLKETMEDEGNFLRRSVNDITSLLDINFGSLGRPSRGGRGRGGRGGQMTRSEMPKPVLERDEGLAPNPDDPEDFPALS from the exons ATGACCTCTGCTCCTGTCCAGCAGGTGAACATGCTGCCGGACGCCTTCGGGTGCGCGGTGGCCAACCGGTTCGGGGACCTCCTGGACGACGAGGCCGACCCGCTCGACCTAATTAGCCGCGTGGAAACGCTGAAGgataaaaagaagaggaaggaggaagaggagaggaagaacaGGCAGAAGAAAGCGGGTCAGAAGGAGTCGCAGAGGGACAGGCGCGCGCGAGAGCTGGTGGTTCCAG TGCATAAGCAGCAGGTTTATCCTGCACCACCGACTGAAGGCAGAGATGGAGGAGAGGAGGCCCAGAGGGGCACCAAGAGGGCTGCTGCTGGACCACGGAGGGGCAATAAAGAGGAACACCCCCTGCAGTCATCCACCATGAA GCCCTCCCATAATGATGACTCTGACCTCAGGGACAGAGGGGGGAGCAGAGGGAGGAGAGGAGCCAGAGGAGGACTCACGAGGAGCTCTGACGCCTTCAATTCAAGAGGCAAGAGAGAGTTTGATCGGCACAGCAGCTC AGGTCTGTCTGtggaggagaagagaggaggTCGAGGACCTTGGAACTGGGGCTGTGTGGATGACGCTGGCAG TGAACTGATGGAGGTGACGTCTGACGCTGTCGGAAAATCCGAGGATCCTCAAACGCCTCTGGAGGAGGCGAATCT GGCAGCAGAGGACGACAAAGAGATGGTGGTCCAGGTTGCCATGGAGATGACCCTGGATGAATGGAAAGCCATGCAGGAGATGAATCGCCCCAAAGCGGAGTTTAATATCCGCAAAGCTGTGGACAAGATTCCATCCAAGGCTAAAGTCATCCACCAGTCCAAGAATCCGGAG AACCTGAAGGAGACGATGGAGGATGAAGGGAACTTCCTCCGCAGATCCGTGAATGACATCACTTCCCTCTTGGACATCAACTTTGGGAGTCTTGGGCGTCCCAGCCGTGGAGGTcgaggcagaggaggaagaggtggTCAAATGACTCGCTCCGAGATGCCCAAACCTGTGCTAGAAAGG GACGAGGGTCTGGCACCAAACCCCGACGACCCAGAAGACTTCCCAGCACTGTCATAA
- the slc35d2 gene encoding UDP-N-acetylglucosamine/UDP-glucose/GDP-mannose transporter isoform X2: protein MSAEERRDAADHSALLKFLSAVFYAGSSFLITVVNKTVLTSFRFPSYLCLGIGQMITTVVVLYVAKMNKMVQFPDLDRSIVIKIFPLPLLYVGNHVTGLGSTKKLSLPMFTVLRKFTILMTMMLEAYMLRKTFPRRIVCSVMAIMFGALVAASSDLAFDVGGYTFILLNDAFTAANGVYTKKKLGDQGLGKYGVLFYNALFIVIPTLLAVVFEDWGKTTFVLCFLISCFMGFVLMYSIVLCSYYNSALTTTVVGAIKNVAVAYIGIFVGGDYLFSWTNFLGLTICMSGGLVYSYLTFSTSKSAGSDSGDAQEQKIHITEDSPRKH, encoded by the exons ATGTCTGCAGAGGAGCGGAGGGACGCGGCCGACCACTCCGCGCTGCTCAAGTTCCTGTCGGCCGTCTTCTACGCCGGCAGCTCGTTCCTCATCACCGTGGTGAACAAAACTGTGCTGACGAGCTTCAG GTTTCCCTCCTACCTATGTCTGGGAATCGGACAG ATGATCACCACAGTCGTTGTCCTCTATGTtgccaaaatgaacaaaatggtGCAGTTTCCAGACTTGGACAGAAGCATTGTCATCAAA ATTTTCCCTCTCCCCCTGCTGTATGTTGGAAACCATGTAACAGGACTGGGAAGCACCAAAAAACTCAG TTTGCCCATGTTTACTGTATTAAGGAAGTTCACTATTCTGATGACAATGATGTTGGAAGCATACATGCTGag aaaaacatttccaagGCGCATTGTTTGCAGTGTTATGGCAATAATGTTTGGTGCCCTGGTGGCAGCAAG CTCTGACTTGGCCTTCGATGTGGGGGGATACACTTTTATCCTACTCAATGATGCCTTCACCGCAGCAAACGGAGTGTACACCAAGAAGAAGCTTGGCGATCAG gGGCTGGGGAAGTATGGCGTCCTGTTCTACAATGCACTGTTCATCGTCATCCCCACTCTCTTG GCAGTTGTGTTTGAAGACTGGGGGAAAACCACATTTGTCTTGTGTTTTCTCATATCCTGCTTCATGGG gtTTGTCTTAATGTACTCCATAGTTCTGTGCAGCTATTATAACTCAGCACTTACTACCACTGTGGTCGGGGCAATAAAG AATGTTGCTGTTGCGTATATTGGCATCTTTGTTGGAGGAGACTATCTGTTCTCTTGGACAAATTTCCTCGGACTCACTATCTG tATGTCAGGTGGACTTGTGTATTCATATCTGACGTTCAGCACCAGCAAATCCGCCGGAAGTGACTCCGGAGACGCACAAGAGCAGAAGATTCACATAACCGAAGACTCACCAAGGAAGCACTGA